A window from Gallus gallus isolate bGalGal1 chromosome 5, bGalGal1.mat.broiler.GRCg7b, whole genome shotgun sequence encodes these proteins:
- the STON2 gene encoding stonin-2 isoform X2 — protein sequence MAFKKCHSSSSFQEDEEVDMEAVNWQLNNTSMNGHSAAPTTVRFPSWVTFDDNEISCSPQNVSPLKTDTSALETQAPDVNFNLTASFKKRERPKSTLGDLSKIQKLDLSSLTKLPSLETPPWSATNPFLDESLRDVQPSPINPFSSFFEERDRRSKSSSVSTVLGKSQRDSLIILHHEPDTISFQEAHKSVTHADAVEQLKQLQIGDPDYVSSPTLPDDDPTMPYDPDATLFNLAPSQPKDGWPMMLRIPEKKNIMSSRHWGPIYVKLTDSGYIQLFYEKGLEKPFREFKLEINHEISERKLQNYDENGRIHSVRLDRTTYKEKKKYQPKPAIAHTAEREQIIKLGTTDYQDFLSFISAVQDTLMNLPASSTDLSTVGLNYQEEEITVDVRDEFHGILAKGDSVILQHSVLTHIYVLSFLSGLAECRLGLNDILIKGNEIVARQDIMPTTTTKWIKLYSCRFHSCVDEDMFNNSRIILFNPLDACRFELMRFRTVFAEKTLPFTLRTAASINGAEVEVQSWLMMSTTFSSNRDPLTQVPCENVMIRYPVPNEWVKNFRRESVLGEKSLKAKVNKGATFGSTSLSGSEPVMRVTLGTAKYEHAFNSIVWRINRLPDKNSASGHPHCFFCHLELGSDREVPSSFVRHVDVEFDMPTTSASKATVRSISVEDKTGVRKWVNYSAHYSYKVEIEQKESLTEDLKGEDTANLSECAIQ from the exons acagttcCTCATCTTTCCAAGAAGATGAAGAGGTAGATATGGAGGCTGTCAACTGGCAGCTGAACAACACATCCATGAATGGGCATTCTGCTGCCCCAACCACAGTTCGCTTTCCCAGCTGGGTGACTTTTGATGACAATGAAATCAGTTGTTCACCACAGAATGTTTCTCCTTTGAAAACAGACACTTCAGCTCTGGAAACACAGGCTCCAGATGTTAACTTTAACCTCACTGCATCATTTAAGAAACGAGAACGTCCCAAAAGCACATTGGGTGACCTCTCCAAAATTCAAAAACTGGATCTCTCCTCTTTAACCAAGTTGCCTTCTCTTGAAACACCACCATGGAGTGCTACTAATCCTTTCTTGGATGAGTCTCTTCGAGATGTCCAGCCCTCACCCATCAATCCATTCAGCTCATTCTTTGAGGAGCGAGACAGGCGTTCCAAAAGCTCTTCTGTCTCCACTGTTTTAGGCAAAAGCCAAAGAGACTCCCTCATTATTCTTCATCATGAACCTGATACCATCAGTTTCCAAGAGGCACACAAAAGTGTAACTCATGCAGATGCTGTGGAGCAGCTGAAGCAACTCCAGATTGGCGACCCAGATTATGTGAGCAGCCCTACCTTGCCTGATGATGACCCCACAATGCCATATGATCCAGATGCCACTTTATTTAACCTGGCACCATCTCAGCCAAAGGATGGATGGCCAATGATGCTCAGAATCccagaaaagaagaatattATGTCATCCAGGCACTGGGGACCAATATACGTGAAGCTGACTGACAGTGGATACATTCAGCTTTTCTATGAGAAAGGACTGGAGAAACCTTTCCGTGAATTCAAACTTGAAATCAATCATGAGATTTCAGAGCGCAAACTCCAGAACTACGATGAAAATGGAAGGATACACAGTGTGAGGTTGGATCGCACAAcctacaaggagaaaaagaagtatcAGCCTAAACCAGCCATTGCTCACAcagcagagagagagcaaaTCATCAAGCTTGGGACTACAGATTATCAGGACTTCCTAAGCTTCATCAGTGCTGTGCAAGACACGCTGATGAACTTGCCAGCCTCATCAACAGATCTGAGCACAGTGGGACTAAACTatcaagaagaagaaatcacTGTTGATGTCAGGGATGAGTTTCATGGCATTTTGGCCAAAGGAGACAGTGTAATTCTCCAGCACAGTGTGCTGACCCATATATATGTTCTCAGTTTCCTTTCAGGCCTGGCAGAATGCAGACTGGGCCTTAACGATATCCTAATCAAAGGGAATGAAATAGTTGCAAGACAAGACATTATGCCCACTACTACCACGAAGTGGATTAAATTATACAGCTGTCGGTTCCATTCATGTGTGGATGAGGACATGTTTAATAACTCTCGTATTATCCTGTTTAACCCCTTGGATGCTTGCCGATTTGAACTGATGCGATTCAGAACTGTTTTTGCTGAGAAAACTTTGCCTTTCACACTGAGGACAGCAGCCAGCATCAATGGTGCTGAGGTGGAGGTGCAGAGCTGGCTGATGATGTCCACTACATTCTCTTCTAATCGTGACCCTTTAACTCAGGTCCCTTGTGAAAACGTTATGATCCGCTACCCAGTGCCAAACGAGTGGGTGAAGAACTTCCGCCGGGAAAGTGTCCTGGGGGAGAAATCTTTGAAAGCCAAGGTGAACAAGGGGGCTACATTTGGATCAACCAGTCTGTCTGGTTCTGAGCCAGTCATGAGAGTTACTTTGGGAACTGCCAAATATGAGCATGCCTTTAATTCCATTGTATGGAGAATAAACCGACTGCCTGACAAAAACTCAG CTTCTGGCCATCCACACTGCTTCTTCTGTCACCTAGAGCTTGGCTCTGACCGAGAAGTGCCTTCCAGTTTTGTCCGCCACGTAGATGTGGAATTTGACATGCCCACTACTTCTGCATCCAAAGCCACTGTTCGGTCCATCTCTGTTGAGGACAAGACTGGTGTGAGAAAGTGGGTCAACTATTCAGCACACTACAGTTACAAG gtAGAAatagagcagaaagaaagcttGACTGAGGATCTGAAGGGGGAAGATACTGCAAATCTCAGTGAATGTGCCATACAGTGA